Genomic segment of Candidatus Bathyarchaeia archaeon:
CTTTGCCGGTTTCCTTTGCGATTCGTCTTAGATTAGGCGCGGATACGCCAATGGCTTTGGGAGTCTTAATGCCGACCTGTTTCATACCCTCTATTATTCTCTTGTCAGACAGTGACTCCAATTTCCTGACGACTTCAGAGAACCGCGCATCCTGCTTCATTTTCGGAGTTTCTCCGTATGCTACTAATTATGGCTGTTGCTTCTCTTTTTTTCATTCTTTTTTAGAAAGGTTTAAATAATGCGCTCCGTTTGGGAATTCTGGCACGTTTTACTAGGAGAGGGGATAGCTCCGGCTTGCAGAGAATCGGCTATGTGCGTCATATAAGCTCTAATGGCAACATGATTCTCAAGACCGATAATGCCCCTCGAATCGGCGATCAAGCCATGGACGAAAACCTCAAGGCTGTCGGCATGATTTTTGACGTTTTTGGTCCTGTGGCGAATCCTTATGTTGGGGTGCGACCCAGCGTTGATGAGCCCAGCGGTTACGTTCAACGTGTCTTGTATGCTGCTCCCTCTAAGCAAAGGATGGAAAAGAGGAGAAGGAGAAGATGAGTTTAGACGCTGAAGGCATACCAACTACAGCTCAGAGAGTTCAGCAGTGTCCAGAATGCGGGAGCCAGAGGCTCATGCGGGACCCGGATGCGGCTGAGATAGTGTGTATGAACTGTGGATACGTTGTCGCTTCTAAGCTGGCTGATCGCGGACCTGAATGGCGGGCTTTTGATGATGAGCAGAGGGCTAAGAGGGCTCGGGCTGGTGCACCGTTAACTTATACTATTCATGATAAAGGCTTGTCAACCATGATTGATTGGCATGACCGGGACATTTATGGGAAACGTTTGTCGCCTGGTCAGAAGGCTCAGATTTATCGGCTGCGGAAGTGGCAGCGGCGGATTAGAGTTTCCGACGCTACTGAGCGGAATTTGGCTTTTGCGTTGTCTGAGATCACGAAGATTGCGAATAGTTTGAATTTGCCCAAGAATATTTTGGAGACGGCGTCGGTTGTTTATCGGAAAGCGGTTAAGGAGCATTTGATTCGTGGCAGGTCTATTCAGGGTGTGACGTCGGCTGCGATTTATGTGGCTTGTCGTCAGTGTGGATTGGCGCGTACGCTTGAGGAGATTGCGCAGGCTTCGAGCATTAACAAGAAGGAGGTGGGGCGTAGTTATCGTTTTCTTATCAAGGAGTTGGACTATTTTATTCCGCCGTTGAAGCCTAGTCAGTATATTACTAAGTTTTCGAATCAGTTGACTATGCAGGGTAAGGTTGAGGAGATAGCTCAGAAGATTCTGTTGACGGCTCGTGACTTGAAGTTGACGTCGGGTAGGGGACCCACGGGCATCGCTGCGGCGGCGAGTTACATTGCTTCGGTTTTGACTGGTGAACGGAAGACGCAGAGGGAGATTGCTGAGATTGCTCAGGTGACTGAGGTTACGATTAGGAATCGGTATAAAGAGCTTGTTGAGAGGCTACTGTTTGAAATAACCCTGTAGTCGCCTTTTTTGTGTGGTTCAGCTAGCTTTTTTTGGTTTTTTGCTTGGTTTTTCTTTTTTCTCTTTCTCTTCCTGTCTCAGTGATCGTCTTAGGACTTTGCCTACTGGAGTCATTGGTAGCTGGGTTCTGAATTCGATTTGTCTGATGGCTTTGTAGGGTGCGACTTTGGCGTTGACGAATTTTTTGATTTCCTCTTCAGTGGCTGTTGTGTTTCCTTCCTTTAGGACGATGTAGGCTTTGGGGATTTCGCCTGCTGTTTTGTCTGGTTTGCCGATTACGGCGCATAGTTTGATGGCTGGATGCTCGTAGAGGATGTCTTCGATTTCGCGTGGGTAGACGCTGTAGCCTTTGTATTTGATGAGGTCTTTTTTGCGGTCTGTGATGTGGAAGTAGCCGTCTGGGTCCATGTGGGCTATGTCGCCTGTGTAGAGCCAGCCTTGGCGTAGAATGTCTTTGGTTTCTTGGGGTAGGTTCCAGTAGCCTTTCATTATTTGTGGTCCTGTTATGATTAGTTCGCCGTCCTCGCCTGTGGATAGCTCTTTTGTGCCTGTTTGTGTGTCTACGATTTTTGCGTCTGTGTCTGGCCAGGGTAGTCCTATGGTGCCTATTTTTACGGTTTTGAGTGTCTGGTCTAGTGGGTTGCAGTGTGTGACGGGTGAGCTTTCGGTTAGTCCGTAGCCTTCGACTAGTACGCCTCCTGTGAGGTCCATGAATATTTTTTGGATTTCTGGTGGTAGTGGTGCGGAGCCGCTTATGCAGAATTTTATGGTTTTGAGGTTGTATCTGCGTATGTCTGGGTGTTCTATGAGCATGCTGTATAAGGTGGGTACTCCGCAGTACACTGTGACTTTTTGGTTTTGTATGGCTTTGAGTATGTCTACGGGTTCGGGTTTGGGTAGGAGGACCATGGTTCCGGCTAGGTATATTGGTGCGTTCATGGCTGTGGTCATGCCGTATATGTGGAATAAGGGTATGGCTGTGAGGAAGACGTCTTTGGTTTCCATGTTTGGGGCGTTTGTGCCGTGGAGCCAGTAGGCGCAGGCTACTGCGTTTGTGACGAGGTTGTAATGCGTTAGCATGGCGCCTTTTGGTGTGCCTGTCGTGCCGCCTGTGTATTGAAGAGCTACGAGGTCCTCTTTGGGGTCTATTTGAACATCTGGTGGGTCGGGTAAGACGGATTCGAGTAGTGGTTTGAATTGGTGGACTCCGGCGTCTTGTGGGATTTTGTGTTTGGGTACTTTGCCTAGTAATCCGCCTAGGATGCGCTTAGCGCTGGGCAAGTATTCGCCTATGGTGGCTGTGATGAGGTTTTTGAGTTTGGTTTTGGCGCGGATTTTGTCGACTATGGGGTGGAGTAGGTCGAGGTAGATGAGGGTTTCTGCGCCTGAGTCGTTTAT
This window contains:
- a CDS encoding transcription initiation factor IIB, whose protein sequence is MSLDAEGIPTTAQRVQQCPECGSQRLMRDPDAAEIVCMNCGYVVASKLADRGPEWRAFDDEQRAKRARAGAPLTYTIHDKGLSTMIDWHDRDIYGKRLSPGQKAQIYRLRKWQRRIRVSDATERNLAFALSEITKIANSLNLPKNILETASVVYRKAVKEHLIRGRSIQGVTSAAIYVACRQCGLARTLEEIAQASSINKKEVGRSYRFLIKELDYFIPPLKPSQYITKFSNQLTMQGKVEEIAQKILLTARDLKLTSGRGPTGIAAAASYIASVLTGERKTQREIAEIAQVTEVTIRNRYKELVERLLFEITL
- a CDS encoding long-chain fatty acid--CoA ligase; the encoded protein is MTETHIEPKPWHKNWPQNVPKTIQYPLTPLHELLEMSAEKHPTHPAIHYMGKTLTYQELNESVDHFAAALAKLGVKQGDRVAIYLPNIPQFIISFYAASKIGAINTAVSPLYRERELEYQINDSGAETLIYLDLLHPIVDKIRAKTKLKNLITATIGEYLPSAKRILGGLLGKVPKHKIPQDAGVHQFKPLLESVLPDPPDVQIDPKEDLVALQYTGGTTGTPKGAMLTHYNLVTNAVACAYWLHGTNAPNMETKDVFLTAIPLFHIYGMTTAMNAPIYLAGTMVLLPKPEPVDILKAIQNQKVTVYCGVPTLYSMLIEHPDIRRYNLKTIKFCISGSAPLPPEIQKIFMDLTGGVLVEGYGLTESSPVTHCNPLDQTLKTVKIGTIGLPWPDTDAKIVDTQTGTKELSTGEDGELIITGPQIMKGYWNLPQETKDILRQGWLYTGDIAHMDPDGYFHITDRKKDLIKYKGYSVYPREIEDILYEHPAIKLCAVIGKPDKTAGEIPKAYIVLKEGNTTATEEEIKKFVNAKVAPYKAIRQIEFRTQLPMTPVGKVLRRSLRQEEKEKKEKPSKKPKKAS
- a CDS encoding Gar1/Naf1 family protein → MQRIGYVRHISSNGNMILKTDNAPRIGDQAMDENLKAVGMIFDVFGPVANPYVGVRPSVDEPSGYVQRVLYAAPSKQRMEKRRRRR